One window of Scheffersomyces stipitis CBS 6054 chromosome 1, whole genome shotgun sequence genomic DNA carries:
- a CDS encoding predicted protein: MSKFENSSFHREGKKGKPVMTSSIRKPQPKAPQSEFITELVETGKANWKKAPQAVRTRYYGVFMILLSVPLIIIPSLEMYRRLEGTSTKKVRQGELLEGNEVRKYDEAEKWKVEKESWTYKIFGKDFFLQGFTSKTMEDPTGKSSK, encoded by the coding sequence ATGAGTAAGTTCGAAAACTCGTCTTTCCATCGTGAAGGCAAAAAGGGCAAACCTGTGATGACCTCCAGCATCCGAAAACCACAACCCAAAGCTCCACAAAGTGAGTTCATTACAGAGCTAGTGGAAACAGGGAAAGCCAATTGGAAAAAGGCTCCACAAGCTGTTAGAACTCGTTACTATGGAGTATTTATGATCTTGCTTTCAGTTCCACTAATAATCATACCGTCCTTGGAAATGTACCGACGTCTAGAAGGAACATCCACTAAGAAGGTCAGACAGGgagaattgttggaagGAAACGAAGTCAGAAAGTATGACGAGGCtgagaaatggaaagtGGAGAAGGAAAGTTGGACCTACAAAATTTTTGGAAAGGATTTCTTCTTACAAGGATTTACTAGTAAGACTATGGAAGATCCTACTGGAAAATCTAGCAAGTAA
- the DIM1 gene encoding Dimethyladenosine transferase (S-adenosylmethionine-6-N', N'-adenosyl(rRNA) dimethyltransferase) (18S rRNA dimethylase), with amino-acid sequence MAKAPKKKFSSAPNPTGATVAAEKHLNSVFKFNTNLGQHILKNPLVAQGIVDKAGIKPSDIVLEVGPGTGNLTVRILEQARKVVAVEMDPRMAAELTKRVHGTPQQKKLEILLGDFMKTDLPYFDVCISNTPYQISSPLVFKLLNQPRPPRVSILMFQREFALRLLARPGDGLYCRLSANVQMWANVTHIMKVGKNNFRPPPQVESSVVRIEVKTPRPNIDFHEWDGLLRIVFVRKNKTIAAGFKSNNVIEILEKNYKTFLATSNTDDAMVVDDKASMTEVVKNKIDQVLTETGFAEKRASKLDQTDFLKLLYAFHQVGIHFA; translated from the coding sequence ATGGCCAAGGCTCCTAAGAAAAAGTTCTCATCTGCACCTAACCCAACTGGAGCCACTGTGGCTGCCGAAAAGCATCTTAACTCCGTGTTTAAGTTCAATACCAACTTGGGTCAAcatatcttgaagaaccCATTGGTGGCAcaaggaattgttgataaaGCTGGAATCAAACCTTCAGATATTGTCTTGGAAGTTGGACCAGGTACTGGTAACTTGACTGTTCGTATTTTGGAACAGGCTCGCAAGGTTGTGGCTGTGGAAATGGATCCTAGAATGGCAGCTGAATTAACCAAGAGAGTTCATGGAACTCCCCAAcaaaagaagttggagattCTTTTAGGTGATTTCATGAAGACCGACTTGCCATACTTTGACGTTTGTATCTCGAATACCCCCTACCAGATTTCATCTCCTTTAGTGTTTAAGTTGTTGAACCAACCAAGACCTCCTAGAGTGTCTATTCTTATGTTCCAGAGAGAATTCGCTTTGAGATTACTTGCAAGACCAGGTGATGGTTTATACTGTAGATTATCTGCCAACGTACAAATGTGGGCTAATGTGACTCATATAATGAAGGTCGGCAAGAACAACTTCCGTCCTCCTCCACAAGTTGAATCCTCAGTGGTGCGTATTGAAGTCAAAACCCCTAGACCTAATATCGACTTCCACGAATGGGATGGGTTATTGAGAATTGTATTCGtcagaaagaacaagacCATAGCTGCAGGtttcaaatccaacaatGTCATCGAAATCTTAGAAAAAAATTACAAGACTTTCTTGGCTACCTCCAACACCGACGATGCTATGGTTGTCGATGACAAAGCCAGTATGACtgaagttgtcaagaaTAAGATTGACCAGGTTTTGACTGAAACAGGCTTTGCCGAAAAGAGAGCTTCCAAATTAGACCAGActgacttcttgaagttgttgtacGCTTTCCACCAAGTTGGTATCCATTTTGCATAA
- a CDS encoding predicted protein produces MTSPTRNVYHRRETSIKRPKAILSSNTKLSEILSKTPGFSAFDELISIPTTTTKLHQHDIFKINKIIDDIHCYLTELLADFSDVEEATISNVSDLEWYFEGRENVHELTRNMESIDAIISQLLVIIESDTSSEISTSLLSKFEVSSDLLLDAKKFIITLKKNVDISVNYKEIKESIIKSLMNEIEDCIKVFLRLQKLKLSSPRRELPNFELSKITSKMRISDLSVTNNLSMKSMRLPTFNEFDDALYNEYLDLESRITPLQVSLDILPMKIEEFDRMCSGSLFPSSRSDIFDNFEKLMGRWNYLLNEKQSLKKECLDSKWDEIFRYLIREITAQCQTIIDKLSSSSPQDRSKVTDEVGSTYKLCSNSIILIHKAFQESIISDSSLVALFNETILFKWDDVNKLLTNPSFRAKRPDSSNPFMIKNSTVDKNGLKLFQTRVRSLSPEAPLSNGLGIDLGIDVESTKVPFSIRKEDKIVDIFTSSRPQTSSKDLDFASLTIADTTVGEEPESSTPVRSTSGFSTADAKEEDNIENNMNNDDVVGQHFDVVAYFKKILSKDNLKPSRLPVMVANYSQLKLPTLKKKFEDVKPPTKIPGICASHPVFHSPDHRAVKTPIKMHSGTLRALCSPIRTYPGGRSEDVDDIFNIGKYVSHSRTSSNGSLSGSSLKNGRIPNLAYASPVLNSTSPERPHSSLGSRYEAANLLSTKELRPSWK; encoded by the coding sequence ATGACTTCACCCACACGAAACGTGTATCATCGGCGAGAAACATCTATAAAGCGTCCCAAGGCAATACTAAGTCTGAATACAAAACTCTCGGAAATCCTTTCCAAGACTCCGGGGTTTTCTGCATTTGATGAGCTCATAAGTATACCTACTACTACAACAAAGCTTCACCAACATGATAtattcaagatcaacaagatcataGACGACATCCACTGCTATCTCACGGAACTTTTAGCCGATTTTTCAGATGTGGAAGAGGCGACTATCTCAAATGTTTCGGATCTAGAGTGGTactttgaaggaagagaaaatGTTCATGAGTTGACTAGAAACATGGAAAGCATCGATGCTATCATATCGCAATTGCTAGTCATAATTGAGTCTGACACCAGCAGTGAAATTCTGACGTCCTTGCTTTCTAAATTTGAAGTCTCTTCTGATCTCCTACTAGATGCAAAAAAGTTCATTATcaccttgaagaagaacgtTGATATTTCTGTCAACTAtaaggaaatcaaggaGTCTATCATCAAATCGCTCATGAACGAAATTGAGGATTGTATCAAAGTCTTTTTAAGATtacagaagttgaaattgtctTCGCCACGAAGAGAACTTCCCAATTTCGAATTGCTGAAGATTACTTCTAAGATGAGAATTAGCGATCTTTCAGTTACTAATAATTTATCCATGAAGTCTATGAGACTTCCGACATTTAATGAATTTGACGATGCACTATATAACGAATATCTTGATCTAGAATCACGAATAACACCTCTACAGGTTTCGCTAGATATTCTCCCTATgaagattgaagaatttgacCGAATGTGTTCTGGTTCGCTCTTCCCTTCGTCTAGATCTGATATATTTGACAACTTCGAAAAGTTAATGGGGAGATGGAACTACCTCCTTAATGAAAAGCAGCTGCTTAAAAAGGAGTGTTTAGATAGCAAATGGGACGAAATCTTCAGGTATCTCATCAGAGAGATTACAGCACAATGCCAAACAATAATAGACAAgttgtcttcgtcttctcCTCAAGATAGAAGCAAAGTGACAGATGAAGTGGGTTCAACTTACAAACTATGTTCCAATTCTATTATCCTCATTCATAAAGCGTTTCAAGAGTCAATAATATCAGACTCGTCTTTAGTAGCCTTGTTTAACGAGACCATACTTTTCAAATGGGATGATGTTAATAAGCTCTTAACCAATCCGTCTTTCAGAGCCAAACGCCCAGATAGCTCCAATCCGTTCATGATCAAGAATTCAACAGTTGACAAAAACggattgaagttgttccaAACTCGTGTTCGAAGTCTATCCCCAGAAGCTCCATTAAGCAATGGTTTGGGTATTGATCTAGGAATAGATGTGGAATCCACTAAAGTTCCGTTCAGTATtcgaaaagaagataaaatAGTTGATATTTTCACTTCGAGTCGTCCACAAACTCTGAGCAAAGATCTAGACTTTGCGTCTCTAACGATAGCCGACACTACGGTAGGAGAGGAACCAGAGCTGTCTACTCCAGTCAGAAGTACTTCTGGATTTTCAACTGCTGATGCTAAAGAGGAGGATAACATTGAAAACAATATGAATAATGATGATGTCGTAGGACAACACTTTGATGTTGTTGCatatttcaagaagattttgtCAAAAGACAACCTTAAGCCTTCCAGACTTCCAGTTATGGTAGCCAATTATTCGCAATTAAAATTGccaactttgaagaagaagttcgaAGATGTAAAACCTCCTACTAAAATTCCGGGAATATGTGCATCTCATCCTGTGTTTCATTCGCCTGATCACAGAGCAGTGAAAACACCTATAAAGATGCATTCTGGTACTTTGCGAGCCTTGTGTTCTCCTATACGAACCTATCCTGGAGGGCGATCTGAAGATGTGGAcgatatcttcaacattGGCAAATATGTTAGTCATTCtagaacttcttccaatggTTCCTTAAGTGGATCTTCTCTAAAGAATGGCAGGATACCAAATCTAGCCTACGCTAGCCCAGTGCTCAACAGCACATCTCCTGAAAGGCCgcattcttctttgggGTCGAGATACGAAGCTGCAAACTTGCTTCTGACTAAAGAACTCAGACCCAGTTGGAAATGA